The genomic DNA ATCGACGCCGAGAAGGAGATGGTGGAGCTCACGCTCGCCATCGTGGGCGCCACGCTCTTCAGCGCGCATTTGAGCGAGAAGGCCGAGTACATCGGCCAGGCGGCCTCCGCCATGTTCGAGGTGCTCGAGCGGCGCGTGAACTCGGTCCTGCCCATGCCCCTGTCCATCCCCACTCCGGGCAACCGCCGCTTCCTGGGCGCCAAGAAGGCGCTCGACACGGTGGTGGACGAGGTCATCGCGCGCAAGCATCGCGTCGGTCCCGACAAGGAAAACGATCTGCTCAGCATGCTGATGCAGGTGCGGGATCAGGACACCGGCGAGGGCATGAGCGATTCGCTCCTGCACGACTCGGTGATGACCATGATGATCGGCGGGCACGAGACGAGCGCCAACACGCTCGCCTGGGCCTGGTACCGGCTCGCGCTCCACCAGGACGTGCAACAGCGCGTGTACGAGGAGCTGGAGCGGGAACTTGGCGGCCGGACGCCGACGATGGAGGACCTACCCCGGTTGAAGTACCTCAACCGCGTGCTGGAGGAGGTGCTGCGGCTCTACCCCGCCGCGTGGATGCTCGCCCGCCGGGCGCTCCAGGAGGATGTCATCTCCGGCTACCGCATCCCCGCTGGCAGCCTCGTCTACTTCTCGCCCTACATGGTGCACCGCCACCCCGAGCACTGGCCGGAGCCCGAGCGCTTCGATCCGGATCGCTTCCTGCCGGAGAACAGCGAGGGCCGCACCCGCTTCGCCTACTTCCCCTTCGGCGGTGGGCCGCGCCAGTGCATCGGCTACCACTTCTCGATGATGGAGATCCTGCTCGTGCTCTCCATGGGCCTGCAGCGCTTCCGGCTCCGGCTGGCCGAGCAGAAGGAGGTGGGCGTGCGTCTGGTCATCACCATGCGGCCGCTCGATGGCGTCAAGCTGAGGGTCGAGCCCCGGGAGCGCGCCGCCGCGGCGGCATGACGCGGGGACTCTGAGGGTCTTCTCAGAGTCCTCTCAAGCATGCATGACGCACCGTCCCTAGGGTGCGCGGCATGTTTGTTTCCCTCGCCGTCCTCCTCCTGGCCGCCGCGCCCGGGGAGGTCACTCCGGTGACCTTCGCCCAGGCGGTGTCGCTCGCCGGGAGGGCTCCTGGCCCCCAGAGCGCCGCCCGGGCCGCGGACGTCCAACGCGCCGAGCAGGCGCGCCTGTCCGCCTTCGTCCTCAATCCGCAAGTCGTCGTCGAGCCCGGCTACCGCCAGCGCCAGGAGGAGCGGGGTGCTGACCTTCGCCTGGGCCTCAGCCAGGGCTTCAACCTCTCCGGACAGGTCTCCGCGCGCGATCAGGCCCTGCGCGCCGAGCAGTCCGTGCTCCAGGCCGAGGCGCGGGCTGTCCTGCTCGAGCGCCAGCTCGCCATCGCCGAGGCGTGGTTGCTCCTGTGGGCCGCCGAGCGGGCCCAGACGCAGAGCGAGCTGGAGGTGACGCTGGCCGGCTCCTTCCAGAAGGCGGTGGAGGGGGCCTCGGCGCTGGGCGCGGCCACGAAGCTGGAGCTGGCCGAGGCATCCGCCTATCTCGCCGAGGCCCGGCTCACGGCGCTGGATGCCGAGGGGCTGGCCGCCGAACGGCGCGTGGCGCTGACCCGGGTGCTCGGCCATTCCCCCGCGAGCCGGCTCCAGGCCGAGGGGCCCCTGCCCGAAGTGACGCTTCCGCCGGACTCCACGTGGGAGTCCCTGGTGGTCGAGGCCTCCCGGCTGCCGGAGGTGGCCGCGCGGACGTTCGGGGCCGAGGCGGAGCGGGCGCGGGCCGCCGAGCTGCATGCCTCCCGGGGCAACTGGCTCCAGGTGGGCCTCGCGGGCCAGCGTGAGTACGACGGGGCCTCGGGCGGCGCCCTCACGCTCACGTGGACGCCGCCCCTGTTCGATCGCGGGGGCCGGGAGCGCGCGGCCCTGCTGGCCAGCGCCGAGCGTCAGGAGGGCGAGGCGCGCGAGGCGGGCCAGGCGTCCAGCGCCGCGCTGGCGCTCGCCTTCCACGAGGTGGTGCACGCGCACGAGGTGCTGGATGCGCTCCAGGGCCAGTTGTTGCCCGCCACCGAGGAGGCCGCCCGGCTGCGCGAATTCCTCTTCCAGTCCGGGGAGTCCACCGTCCCCGAGGTGGTGCTGGCGCGCCGCGCGCTGGCCTCCGCCCGCATCCGCCTGGGTCATGCCCGGGCCCGTGAGTCCCTGGCCCGCGTCCGGGCCCGCTTCTTCATCGACGCCCTCTCCGGAGTTTCCGCCCCATGAGACGCCCCGCGCTCCTCGCTTCCTTCCTCCTGCTGGGCGTGGCCCCGGGTTGCTCCTCGCCGCCTCCCCCCGCCGCGCCGCCTCCCGTGGCCCGCTCCAGCGCGCACACCGCCTGGGTCCATCCCCGTGCCCCGCATGGCGTGCCGCTCACCGAGGCGCCCGCCCATGTGCTGCCCCATCCCGAGGGAGCGGCGGCGCTCGGCCTGCCGTTCCGGGGCAACGTCGCCCGCATCGCCGTGCGGCCAGGACAGCGCGTCCAGCGGGGCGAGGTGCTCATCGAATTGCTCATGCCCGAGGTGGTGCGGGCCGCC from Melittangium boletus DSM 14713 includes the following:
- a CDS encoding TolC family protein: MFVSLAVLLLAAAPGEVTPVTFAQAVSLAGRAPGPQSAARAADVQRAEQARLSAFVLNPQVVVEPGYRQRQEERGADLRLGLSQGFNLSGQVSARDQALRAEQSVLQAEARAVLLERQLAIAEAWLLLWAAERAQTQSELEVTLAGSFQKAVEGASALGAATKLELAEASAYLAEARLTALDAEGLAAERRVALTRVLGHSPASRLQAEGPLPEVTLPPDSTWESLVVEASRLPEVAARTFGAEAERARAAELHASRGNWLQVGLAGQREYDGASGGALTLTWTPPLFDRGGRERAALLASAERQEGEAREAGQASSAALALAFHEVVHAHEVLDALQGQLLPATEEAARLREFLFQSGESTVPEVVLARRALASARIRLGHARARESLARVRARFFIDALSGVSAP
- a CDS encoding cytochrome P450 is translated as MSTDSLPTAAPGKRAPGPSNWRMFHLFSEFANDSIATLHKMYRQHGDVVRWPMPHDVVHVVYHPEGVKHLLQDNYRNYIKGPAYLAMKPIVGEGLLLSEGDNWLRLRRLTQPPFHRNNLRGFMDTMVHFATTTFSRWEDAARRSGTIDAEKEMVELTLAIVGATLFSAHLSEKAEYIGQAASAMFEVLERRVNSVLPMPLSIPTPGNRRFLGAKKALDTVVDEVIARKHRVGPDKENDLLSMLMQVRDQDTGEGMSDSLLHDSVMTMMIGGHETSANTLAWAWYRLALHQDVQQRVYEELERELGGRTPTMEDLPRLKYLNRVLEEVLRLYPAAWMLARRALQEDVISGYRIPAGSLVYFSPYMVHRHPEHWPEPERFDPDRFLPENSEGRTRFAYFPFGGGPRQCIGYHFSMMEILLVLSMGLQRFRLRLAEQKEVGVRLVITMRPLDGVKLRVEPRERAAAAA